Proteins encoded by one window of Ovis canadensis isolate MfBH-ARS-UI-01 breed Bighorn chromosome 14, ARS-UI_OviCan_v2, whole genome shotgun sequence:
- the MARK4 gene encoding MAP/microtubule affinity-regulating kinase 4 isoform X2, whose amino-acid sequence MSSRTALAPGNDRNSDTHGTLGSGRSSDKGPSWSSRSLGARCRNSIASCPEEQPHVGNYRLLRTIGKGNFAKVKLARHILTGREVAIKIIDKTQLNPSSLQKLFREVRIMKGLNHPNIVKLFEVIETEKTLYLVMEYASAGEVFDYLVSHGRMKEKEARAKFRQIVSAVHYCHQKNIVHRDLKAENLLLDAEANIKIADFGFSNEFTLGSKLDTFCGSPPYAAPELFQGKKYDGPEVDIWSLGVILYTLVSGSLPFDGHNLKELRERVLRGKYRVPFYMSTDCESILRRFLVLNPAKRCTLEQIMKDKWINIGYEGEELKPYTEPEEDFGDTKRIEVMVGMGYTREEIKEALTSQKYNEVTATYLLLGRKTEEGGDRGAPGLALARVRAPSDTTNGTSSSKGTSHSKGQRSSSSTYHRQRRHSDFCGPSPTPLHPKRSPTSTGEAELKEERLPGRKASCSAAGSGSRGLPPSSPMVSSAHNPNKAEIPERRKDSTSTPNNLPPSMMTRRNTYVCTERPGAERPSLLPNGKENSSGTPRVPPASPSSHSLAPPSGERSRLARGSTIRSTFHGGQVRDRRAGGGGGGGVQNGPPASPTLAHEATPLPTGRPRPTTNLFTKLTSKLTRRVTLDPSKRQNSNRCVSGASLPQGSKIRSQTNLRESGDLRSQVAIYLGIKRKPPPGCSDSPGV is encoded by the exons ATGTCTTCGCGGACGGCGCTAGCCCCAGGCAACGATCGGAACTCGGACACG CATGGCACCCTGGGCAGTGGCCGCTCCTCAGACAAGGGCCCATCCTGGTCCAGCCGCTCCCTGGGCGCCCGCTGCCGGAACTCCATCGCCTCCTGTCCCGAGGAGCAGCCCCACGTAGGCAACTACCGCCTGCTGAGGACCATCGGGAAAGGCAACTTTGCCAAAGTCAAGCTGGCCCGCCACATCCTTACTGGCCGGGAG GTCGCCATCAAGATCATCGACAAAACCCAGCTGAACCCCAGCAGCCTGCAAAAG ctGTTCCGAGAAGTCCGTATCATGAAGGGCCTAAACCACCCCAACATCg TGAAGCTCTTCGAGGTGATTGAGACGGAGAAGACGCTGTACCTGGTGATGGAATATGCAAGTGCTG GAGAAGTGTTTGACTACCTCGTGTCGCACGGCCGCATGAAGGAGAAGGAGGCTCGAGCCAAGTTCCGACAG ATTGTGTCGGCCGTGCACTACTGTCACCAGAAAAATATTGTCCACAGGGACCTGAAG GCCGAGAACCTCCTGCTGGACGCCGAGGCCAACATCAAGATCGCCGACTTTGGCTTCAGCAATGAGTTCACGCTGGGCTCGAAGCTGGACACCTTTTGCGGGAGCCCCCCGTACGCCGCCCCGGAGCTGTTCCAGGGCAAGAAGTACGACGGGCCAGAGGTGGACATCTGGAGCCTCGGCGTCATCCTGTACACGCTCGTCAGCGGCTCCCTGCCCTTCGACGGGCACAACCTCAAG GAGCTGCGGGAGCGAGTCCTCAGAGGGAAGTACCGGGTCCCTTTCTACATGTCAACAGACTGTGAGAGCATCCTGCGGAGATTTTTGGTGCTGAACCCAGCTAAACGCTGTACTCTCGAG CAAATCATGAAAGACAAATGGATCAACATCGGCTATGAGGGTGAGGAGTTGAAGCCATACACAGAGCCCGAGGAGGACTTCGGGGACACCAAGCGAATCG AGGTGATGGTGGGTATGGGCTACACGcgggaagaaatcaaagaggccTTGACCAGCCAGAAGTACAACGAAGTGACTGCCACCTACCTCCTGCTGGGCAGGAAGACTGAG GAGGGTGGGGACCGGGGTGCCCCGGGGCTGGCCTTGGCACGGGTGCGGGCGCCCAGCGACACCACCAATGGAACAAGCTCCAGCAAAGGCACCAGCCACAGCAAAGGGCAGCGGAGTTCCTCCTCCACCTACCACCGCCAGCGCAGGCATAGCGACTTCT GTGGCCCGTCCCCCACACCCCTGCACCCCAAGCGCAGCCCAACCAGCACGGGGGAGGCGGAGCTGAAGGAGGAGCGCCTGCCAGGCCGGAAGGCGAGCTGCAGTGCTGCGGGCAGCGGGAGCCGAGGGCTGCCCCCCTCCAGCCCCATGGTCAGCAGCGCCCACAACCCCAACAAGGCAGAGATCCCAGAGCGGCGGAAGGACAGCACGAGCACCCCT AACAACCTCCCTCCCAGCATGATGACCCGCAGAAACACCTACGTTTGCACAGAACGCCCGGGGGCTGAGCGCCCGTCCTTGTTGCCAAATGGCAAAGAAAACAG CTCGGGTACCCCACGGGtgccccccgcctccccctccaGTCACAGCCTGGCTCCCCCATCAGGGGAGCGGAGCCGCCTGGCACGCGGCTCCACCATCCGCAGCACCTTCCACGGTGGCCAGGTCCGAGACAggcgggcagggggcgggggaggtgggggcgTGCAGAATGGGCCCCCGGCCTCCCCGACACTGGCCCACGAAGCCACGCCCCTGCCCACTGGGCGGCCCCGCCCCACCACCAACCTCTTCACCAAGCTGACCTCCAAACTGACCCGAAG GGTTACCCTCGATCCCTCTAAACGGCAGAACTCTAACCGCTGCGTTTCGGGCGCCTCTCTGCCCCAGGGATCCAAAATCA GGTCACAGACGAACCTGAGAGAATCGGGGGACCTGAGGTCACAAG